One genomic region from Haloarcula taiwanensis encodes:
- a CDS encoding deoxyribonuclease, whose amino-acid sequence MVEVPDALSTLFSAQIETDGDRYIVEVPKSEVSHGAVSPGETYRVGLLSQVDAGSSTATPTQTAKQETDPGRVDTGVPQPPVDEGEIRNVTIESLGDQGDGIAKVERGYVVIVPDGEPGDSPTVEIETVQENVAFASVVDNDGRTV is encoded by the coding sequence ATGGTCGAAGTTCCAGACGCGCTCAGTACATTGTTCAGTGCCCAAATAGAGACTGACGGGGACCGATATATTGTCGAAGTTCCGAAAAGTGAAGTCTCCCACGGCGCAGTTTCACCGGGCGAGACCTACCGTGTCGGCCTGCTTTCGCAGGTCGACGCCGGCTCATCGACGGCAACCCCGACACAGACGGCCAAACAGGAGACCGACCCGGGCCGGGTCGACACTGGCGTCCCGCAGCCGCCGGTCGACGAGGGCGAAATCCGAAACGTGACCATCGAATCGCTCGGCGATCAGGGCGACGGCATTGCCAAGGTCGAACGCGGATACGTCGTCATCGTCCCCGACGGCGAACCGGGCGACTCACCGACCGTCGAAATCGAGACCGTACAGGAAAACGTCGCGTTCGCGAGCGTCGTCGACAACGACGGTCGGACCGTATAG
- a CDS encoding rhomboid family intramembrane serine protease has protein sequence MSECDACGKQENMPYQCGHCGGTYCAEHRLPEAHDCPGLDNWSDPGGVFDSGFDESVNTGQTSGGVADRLGIDTGPGGPLAYFRGNVTYLFLAIMGIVFILEHVVILSLGSDAFQTLFVLHPNNPEYVWTWVTSVFSHAPFGFYHILGNGIIIYFFGRIVEQQIGSKKFAVFFLASGALAGLGQIAIQMVQGTSAGVLGASGAALAIMAFLTVLKPDLRVYLYFLIPVPIWAITGFYFLLSIFGSLNPMGAGLLGGNIAHLAHLIGLVIGLWYGQKIKGQARIPGQIQFGGGGGPGGPGGPGGPGRRRP, from the coding sequence ATGTCGGAGTGCGATGCCTGTGGGAAGCAGGAGAACATGCCGTATCAGTGCGGGCACTGTGGTGGGACCTACTGTGCGGAACACAGACTGCCAGAGGCCCACGATTGCCCCGGACTTGACAACTGGAGCGATCCGGGCGGCGTGTTCGACAGCGGGTTCGACGAGAGTGTAAACACCGGTCAGACCTCCGGTGGCGTCGCCGACCGGCTCGGTATCGACACCGGGCCCGGCGGGCCGCTGGCGTACTTCCGGGGGAACGTCACGTACCTGTTCTTGGCGATTATGGGTATCGTGTTCATCCTCGAACACGTTGTCATTCTCTCTCTGGGCAGCGACGCGTTTCAGACGCTGTTCGTCCTCCATCCGAACAATCCCGAGTACGTCTGGACCTGGGTCACGTCGGTGTTCTCACACGCTCCCTTCGGGTTCTATCACATCCTCGGCAACGGGATTATTATCTACTTCTTCGGCCGGATCGTTGAGCAGCAGATTGGGTCGAAGAAATTCGCGGTCTTCTTCCTCGCTTCCGGCGCGCTGGCCGGCCTCGGACAGATTGCAATTCAAATGGTGCAGGGCACTTCCGCCGGCGTGCTCGGAGCCAGCGGCGCGGCGCTGGCGATTATGGCGTTTCTGACCGTCTTGAAACCTGACCTCCGCGTATACCTGTACTTCTTGATTCCCGTTCCGATCTGGGCCATCACCGGCTTTTACTTCCTGTTGAGCATCTTCGGATCGCTCAATCCGATGGGGGCCGGCCTGCTCGGCGGTAACATCGCGCACCTCGCCCACCTCATCGGCCTCGTCATCGGACTCTGGTACGGCCAGAAAATAAAGGGACAGGCCCGGATCCCCGGCCAGATACAGTTCGGCGGTGGCGGCGGCCCCGGTGGACCGGGCGGTCCCGGCGGTCCCGGCCGGCGTCGTCCGTGA
- a CDS encoding endonuclease V — protein MTMQLVRPELVPDPSLSQAEMEALQRDIAEDARFEDDLDFSPETIASAGDAPVDDQTTLRTGDGAADPPLVAGVDQAFVDDKAISAIVVLRGGEVVERVSAVEQTEIPYIPGLLSFREGGAILAAFAELEIDPDVVLVDGSGRIHFREAGLATHIGVTLDVPAVGVAKNLLCGTPEQSLEETYPEGARIPITADDSVETCPGGTVIGHALQTRQYDSPNRYINPLIVSPGHRVSASTAADIVDATTDGYKLPEPTRLADSYADGAKASVE, from the coding sequence GTGACGATGCAGCTGGTTCGCCCCGAGTTGGTCCCCGACCCGTCGCTCTCGCAGGCCGAGATGGAGGCGCTGCAACGCGACATCGCCGAGGATGCGCGGTTCGAAGACGACCTGGACTTCTCCCCCGAAACCATCGCGTCCGCTGGGGATGCACCGGTCGACGACCAGACGACGCTGCGGACTGGCGACGGGGCCGCTGACCCACCGCTCGTCGCCGGCGTTGACCAGGCCTTCGTCGACGACAAGGCCATCTCGGCCATCGTCGTCCTGCGTGGCGGCGAGGTCGTTGAGCGGGTCAGCGCTGTCGAGCAGACCGAGATTCCGTACATTCCCGGCCTGCTGTCGTTCCGTGAAGGCGGCGCAATCCTGGCCGCGTTTGCGGAGTTGGAGATTGACCCCGACGTAGTGCTGGTCGACGGCAGCGGCCGCATTCATTTCCGGGAAGCCGGGCTGGCGACACACATCGGCGTCACACTGGACGTGCCAGCTGTCGGCGTCGCCAAGAATCTCCTCTGTGGCACGCCGGAGCAGTCGCTCGAGGAGACATACCCGGAAGGGGCGCGGATTCCGATTACTGCCGACGACAGCGTTGAGACCTGCCCTGGTGGAACGGTTATCGGTCACGCGCTCCAGACGCGTCAGTACGATTCACCGAACCGGTATATCAATCCGCTCATCGTCAGCCCCGGCCATCGCGTCAGTGCATCCACGGCGGCGGATATCGTCGACGCTACCACCGACGGCTACAAGCTCCCCGAGCCGACCCGACTGGCCGACAGCTACGCCGATGGGGCAAAGGCGTCCGTGGAGTGA
- a CDS encoding helicase, with the protein MADPASTGTESWRTYFGFDEPYENQADAVERAIEAGKARGFLAMEGPCGTGKTMAALTAGATLVRDTDLYERMVVVTPVKQQLQQFVDDLRALNAGIEEPFDGISLVGKRDLCPYGREGQFPDDVGTHDRCEDLRETTARLVEDDGRSDGAAVADAAIDGEADDDQWWDPRIGQDLAAAARPDAAEQSTLGDDTLSTAGAASPYRRAQPTAPESLAEGSDPPLYCPFEADWYARNKGSPVDFSAGEGHVVTMDDYLPAATERGTCPHRVMSVLLNEADVIVGNYNHLFDPGSRPLLSDVLDDQTLVIVDEAHRLEERVRDLLSDRIGRQTIVQARNDCNMLIQRAQQSADHKAQVREVLSAREVPLDAVDQARKFYDDLVRWLDDRIESFLDTEHEGWRADPSTLPEHDREIPLRDPDTVEQDELTEWAERKGYDGSLWRSLSKVGAAVEDAIDQLGLTRQPVCAAVGVLAGQWWERDHATFLREIELEHSPNHGQGLDVDYQTVYTPGLVCYNCMPATALRNVFDELGGGILMSATLEPLDVFTRVSGLDSMAETGSTAPDEQSGDGRPVRSTTYDLPFPAENRASYLVDATPFTARNRGDPETMRPLGENWNPTRDEYAQALRALARSPGNVMVAMPNYREARWAGAYLQEAVEKPVLVDESSSNEETERLKREFFSGDGKVMVTSTRGTLTEGVDYDGEKLSTCAVVGIPLVNIGSPRVRGVQRAYGDAFGEDNAFEYALTVPAVRRARQAIGRVIRGIDEVGVRALVGCRYTPDARHSVYPYLPAGEREEFTRMTPDFLASQLDSFWADHR; encoded by the coding sequence ATGGCAGACCCCGCATCGACGGGCACGGAGTCCTGGCGCACGTATTTCGGCTTCGACGAGCCGTACGAGAACCAGGCCGACGCCGTCGAGCGAGCCATCGAGGCGGGCAAGGCACGCGGCTTTCTCGCAATGGAAGGGCCATGCGGGACCGGCAAGACGATGGCCGCGCTCACCGCCGGCGCGACGCTGGTTCGCGATACGGACCTGTACGAGCGGATGGTCGTCGTCACGCCGGTCAAACAGCAACTCCAGCAGTTTGTCGACGACCTGCGAGCGCTCAACGCCGGTATCGAGGAGCCTTTCGACGGCATCTCGCTGGTCGGCAAACGCGACCTCTGCCCGTACGGTCGTGAGGGTCAGTTCCCGGACGATGTAGGTACGCACGACCGGTGTGAGGACCTCAGGGAGACGACAGCGCGGTTAGTCGAAGACGATGGGCGCTCGGACGGCGCGGCTGTCGCAGACGCCGCAATCGACGGTGAGGCCGACGACGACCAGTGGTGGGACCCACGGATAGGACAGGACCTTGCCGCGGCCGCGCGCCCCGACGCGGCCGAGCAGTCGACCCTCGGTGACGACACGCTCTCGACCGCGGGCGCGGCCTCACCGTACCGGCGGGCCCAGCCAACGGCCCCGGAGTCGCTGGCAGAGGGATCAGACCCGCCGCTATACTGTCCGTTCGAGGCGGACTGGTACGCCCGCAACAAGGGTTCGCCCGTCGATTTCTCCGCCGGGGAGGGGCACGTCGTGACGATGGACGACTACCTCCCAGCGGCGACGGAACGAGGGACCTGTCCCCACCGGGTAATGAGCGTGCTGCTGAACGAGGCCGATGTTATCGTCGGGAACTACAATCACCTGTTCGACCCGGGCTCTCGCCCGCTCCTGTCGGACGTGCTCGACGACCAGACGCTCGTCATCGTCGACGAGGCCCATCGGCTCGAAGAGCGCGTGCGGGACCTCCTGTCGGACCGCATCGGCCGCCAGACCATCGTGCAGGCGCGCAACGACTGTAACATGCTGATTCAGCGCGCCCAGCAGAGCGCCGACCACAAGGCGCAGGTGCGCGAGGTGCTGTCCGCTCGGGAGGTCCCGCTGGACGCGGTCGACCAAGCCCGGAAGTTCTACGACGACCTCGTGCGGTGGCTCGACGACCGCATCGAGTCGTTCCTTGACACCGAACACGAGGGCTGGCGCGCGGACCCGTCGACCCTGCCGGAACACGATAGGGAGATTCCGCTCCGGGACCCCGACACGGTTGAGCAGGACGAACTGACCGAGTGGGCCGAGCGCAAGGGCTACGACGGGTCGCTCTGGCGCTCGCTGTCGAAAGTTGGGGCCGCGGTCGAGGACGCAATCGACCAACTGGGCCTGACCCGCCAGCCGGTGTGTGCCGCCGTCGGCGTGCTGGCCGGGCAATGGTGGGAGCGCGACCACGCGACGTTCCTCCGAGAGATTGAACTGGAGCACTCACCGAACCACGGACAGGGTCTCGATGTCGACTACCAGACCGTGTACACGCCGGGTCTAGTGTGTTACAACTGTATGCCAGCGACGGCCCTGCGGAACGTCTTCGACGAACTCGGGGGCGGTATTCTGATGAGTGCGACGCTGGAGCCGCTGGACGTGTTTACTCGCGTGTCGGGACTGGACTCGATGGCCGAGACAGGGTCAACTGCTCCGGACGAGCAATCCGGCGACGGACGGCCGGTCCGGTCGACGACCTACGATTTGCCGTTCCCGGCGGAAAACCGGGCATCGTACCTCGTCGACGCGACGCCGTTTACCGCCCGCAACCGCGGCGACCCCGAAACGATGCGACCGCTCGGGGAGAACTGGAACCCGACGCGCGACGAGTACGCACAGGCGCTGCGCGCGCTGGCCCGCTCACCCGGAAATGTGATGGTGGCGATGCCGAACTATCGGGAGGCACGCTGGGCCGGCGCATACCTGCAGGAGGCCGTCGAGAAGCCGGTCCTCGTCGACGAGTCTTCGAGCAATGAGGAGACCGAGCGGCTGAAACGCGAGTTCTTCAGCGGCGACGGGAAGGTGATGGTCACGTCGACGCGCGGGACGCTGACTGAGGGTGTCGACTACGACGGGGAGAAGCTCTCGACCTGTGCGGTCGTCGGCATCCCGCTCGTGAACATCGGCTCGCCCCGCGTCCGAGGTGTCCAGCGAGCATACGGCGACGCTTTCGGCGAGGACAACGCCTTCGAGTACGCCCTGACAGTGCCGGCTGTGCGGCGCGCGCGCCAGGCTATCGGCCGCGTCATCCGCGGCATCGACGAAGTCGGCGTGCGGGCACTGGTCGGCTGTCGGTACACACCGGACGCACGACATTCAGTGTATCCGTACCTGCCGGCGGGCGAGCGCGAGGAGTTCACTCGAATGACGCCGGACTTCCTTGCGAGCCAACTGGACTCATTCTGGGCCGACCACCGGTAA
- a CDS encoding short-chain dehydrogenase/reductase yields the protein MAKTVLITGASSGIGRASAEAFLADDWTVWATAREESDIGDLAENGCQTAEIDVTNPRECERVVEALVDAEGRLDCLVNNAGYPQFGAVEDVSTAALHEQFDVNLYGPHRLIREALPHMRARENGTIVNVSSVAGRIAFPNQGSYAASKFALEGLSDALRMEVEEFGIDVVLVEPGPVETNFSDRADEELDNLETSGAYDWLYQAHADSSLVGIQDALSVTPGTVALTIRDAANASDPEPRYPVGQGAQLLLMLDYLPARWRDAAFGVIRKLTS from the coding sequence ATGGCGAAGACGGTGCTGATTACCGGAGCGTCCTCGGGTATCGGGCGGGCGAGTGCCGAGGCGTTCCTGGCCGACGACTGGACTGTCTGGGCGACCGCTCGCGAGGAATCGGACATCGGCGATCTCGCCGAAAACGGCTGTCAGACCGCCGAAATCGACGTGACGAACCCCCGCGAGTGCGAGCGGGTCGTCGAGGCGCTCGTCGACGCCGAGGGACGGCTGGACTGCCTCGTGAACAATGCCGGGTATCCGCAGTTCGGCGCAGTAGAGGACGTGTCGACGGCGGCGCTCCACGAGCAGTTTGACGTGAATCTTTACGGGCCGCATCGACTCATCCGCGAGGCCCTCCCGCACATGCGGGCCCGCGAGAACGGCACTATCGTCAACGTCTCAAGCGTTGCAGGCCGAATCGCGTTCCCGAACCAGGGGAGCTACGCCGCCTCGAAGTTCGCGCTGGAGGGCCTCAGCGACGCCCTCCGGATGGAAGTCGAGGAGTTCGGCATCGACGTGGTGCTGGTCGAACCCGGGCCGGTCGAAACCAACTTCAGCGACCGCGCTGACGAGGAACTCGACAACCTGGAAACGTCCGGCGCGTACGACTGGCTGTATCAGGCCCACGCGGATTCGAGCCTCGTCGGCATTCAGGACGCGCTCTCGGTCACGCCCGGGACAGTCGCGCTGACCATCCGCGATGCCGCCAACGCCAGCGATCCCGAACCGCGGTATCCCGTTGGGCAGGGCGCGCAACTGCTGCTCATGCTCGATTACCTGCCGGCGCGGTGGCGTGACGCGGCGTTCGGCGTTATCCGGAAACTGACCAGCTAA
- a CDS encoding PAS domain S-box protein codes for MTSEEQWRLGDKTVELSSAVISGSRRAATRHTPLLRTESVDRRDELRTEVPVPLAKVEQPQECTVLHVDDDPQVGELVEMYLERINDKFDVVTKTSAVAALDVLRSEQVDCIVSDYDMPNTDGLEFLELVREQYHDIPFILFTGKGSEEIASEAIASGVTDYMQKGGRSDTYDVLANRIENAVEQHRTEQRFWNALSWYQRLVEQELAGVCIIQDGAFVYVNQKLADIFGYDQSELINESPALLTAEGDGDRLPESLRTAESDELDTFHSEFEGRQADGETRPIEVSGGSIEYDGDPAWIGVLRDVKSNPGTGE; via the coding sequence ATGACTTCTGAGGAGCAGTGGCGGCTCGGAGACAAGACAGTTGAGCTGTCCAGTGCGGTCATCAGCGGCAGCCGCCGCGCGGCAACGCGCCATACACCGCTTCTCCGGACGGAATCAGTGGACCGACGCGACGAGCTGCGGACAGAGGTTCCGGTTCCACTTGCGAAAGTCGAGCAGCCTCAGGAGTGTACGGTGTTGCACGTCGATGATGATCCGCAGGTCGGTGAGCTGGTCGAGATGTATCTCGAACGCATCAACGACAAGTTCGACGTCGTTACCAAGACCAGCGCCGTCGCTGCGCTTGACGTCCTCCGGAGCGAGCAGGTCGACTGTATTGTCAGCGATTACGATATGCCAAACACCGATGGACTGGAGTTTCTAGAACTCGTCCGTGAGCAGTATCACGACATCCCATTTATTCTGTTTACCGGCAAGGGCAGTGAAGAGATAGCCAGCGAGGCAATCGCGTCGGGCGTCACGGACTATATGCAAAAAGGAGGGAGGTCAGACACGTACGATGTCCTGGCCAACCGAATCGAGAATGCTGTCGAACAACATCGCACCGAACAGCGGTTCTGGAACGCCCTCTCGTGGTATCAGCGGCTCGTTGAACAGGAGCTTGCGGGCGTCTGTATCATTCAGGACGGGGCGTTTGTCTACGTGAACCAAAAGCTAGCTGATATTTTCGGCTATGACCAGAGTGAACTCATCAACGAGTCTCCGGCCCTCCTCACGGCGGAAGGCGACGGCGACAGACTACCTGAGTCACTCCGAACAGCAGAGTCAGACGAGCTCGATACGTTCCACTCGGAGTTTGAGGGGCGACAGGCCGACGGTGAAACGCGTCCCATCGAAGTATCCGGCGGGTCGATTGAGTACGACGGCGACCCGGCGTGGATAGGCGTGCTCCGAGACGTCAAAAGCAATCCCGGTACTGGCGAGTAA
- a CDS encoding DNA polymerase/3'-5' exonuclease PolX, which produces MSRNDEIATLLEEFADLLDAKGVEYKPRAYRRAAENIRDYPGAIEGLAAEGEDSVGEIDGVGDAISAKVVEYFETGEIEELTELREELPVEMDALTAVEGVGPKSVGSLYDALGITTLDELEAAAEAGEIQEVSGFGAKTEQNILDNIDFAREAHERSLLGEARPQGDRIREYMAAGDAVEECALGGSIRRWRPTIGDVDVLVGSTDADAVVERFADWDGLDRVIESGETKASAYADDVRVDLRVVDPAEFGAALQYFTGSKDHNVAVRNRAIERDLKVNEYGVFDVEGVEDDDQRAGELVASETEDAVYDALGMDWVPPELRENRGEVEAAADGTLPNLLAEGEVRGDVHTHTNWSDGRNTIAEMVAGAADFGHDYLAVTDHATGPGMVGGVGVSDEKLREQIAEVESVAAEADIDVFTGVEANIAEDGTVSVADDLLAELDVVVASPHAALDGDGTDRLVAAAEHPDVNVIGHPTGRYLNRREGLDADVERLAAVAADNDTALEINANPARLDLGGGAVKQAIEAGATIAINTDAHSPGDLDLLRYGVHTARRGWAETADVLNTRDAEGVREFLDV; this is translated from the coding sequence ATGAGCCGGAACGACGAGATCGCGACACTGCTCGAAGAGTTCGCCGACCTGCTGGACGCGAAGGGCGTCGAGTACAAGCCCCGGGCCTACCGCCGGGCGGCCGAGAACATCAGGGACTACCCCGGGGCCATCGAGGGGCTGGCCGCCGAAGGCGAGGACAGCGTCGGCGAGATTGACGGCGTCGGCGACGCCATCTCCGCGAAGGTGGTCGAGTACTTCGAGACCGGCGAAATCGAGGAGCTGACCGAACTGCGCGAGGAACTCCCCGTCGAGATGGACGCCCTCACGGCGGTCGAGGGCGTTGGGCCGAAATCCGTCGGCTCGCTGTACGATGCACTGGGCATCACCACCCTCGACGAACTGGAGGCCGCGGCCGAGGCCGGCGAGATACAGGAGGTCTCCGGCTTCGGCGCGAAGACCGAGCAGAACATCCTCGACAACATCGACTTCGCCCGCGAGGCCCACGAACGGTCGCTGCTGGGCGAGGCCAGACCACAGGGCGACCGGATTCGGGAGTACATGGCCGCTGGTGACGCCGTCGAGGAGTGTGCGCTCGGGGGCTCGATTCGGCGCTGGCGGCCGACCATCGGCGACGTGGACGTGCTCGTCGGGAGCACCGACGCCGACGCCGTCGTCGAGCGGTTCGCCGACTGGGACGGGCTCGACCGCGTCATCGAGTCCGGCGAGACGAAGGCGAGCGCCTACGCGGACGACGTGCGGGTCGACCTGCGGGTGGTCGACCCCGCCGAGTTCGGCGCGGCGCTGCAGTATTTCACCGGGAGCAAGGACCACAACGTGGCGGTCCGCAATCGCGCCATAGAGCGGGACCTGAAGGTAAACGAGTACGGGGTCTTCGATGTCGAGGGCGTCGAGGACGACGACCAGCGGGCCGGCGAACTGGTTGCCAGCGAGACCGAAGACGCGGTGTACGACGCGCTGGGAATGGACTGGGTCCCGCCGGAACTCCGTGAGAACCGCGGCGAGGTCGAGGCCGCCGCCGACGGGACGCTGCCGAACCTGCTGGCCGAAGGCGAGGTCCGTGGCGACGTCCACACCCATACGAACTGGTCGGACGGCAGGAACACTATCGCGGAGATGGTCGCGGGCGCGGCCGACTTCGGTCACGACTACCTCGCCGTCACCGACCACGCGACCGGGCCGGGGATGGTCGGTGGCGTCGGGGTCTCCGACGAGAAGCTCCGCGAGCAGATAGCCGAGGTCGAATCGGTCGCGGCCGAGGCCGACATCGACGTGTTCACCGGCGTCGAGGCTAATATCGCTGAAGACGGCACTGTCTCGGTCGCTGACGACTTGCTGGCGGAACTGGACGTGGTCGTCGCTTCACCCCACGCCGCGCTCGACGGCGACGGCACGGACCGCCTCGTCGCAGCCGCAGAACATCCCGACGTGAACGTCATCGGCCACCCGACAGGCCGCTATCTCAACCGCCGGGAGGGACTGGACGCGGATGTGGAGCGGCTCGCGGCCGTCGCCGCCGACAACGACACGGCCCTGGAAATAAACGCCAACCCGGCGCGGCTGGACCTCGGCGGCGGCGCGGTAAAGCAGGCTATCGAGGCCGGCGCGACAATCGCCATCAACACGGACGCCCACAGCCCGGGCGACCTCGACCTCCTGCGCTACGGCGTCCACACGGCGCGGCGGGGATGGGCCGAGACGGCGGACGTGCTGAACACCCGCGACGCCGAGGGGGTCCGCGAGTTCCTCGATGTCTGA
- a CDS encoding arsenic-transporting ATPase encodes MSELDVEAVDDIDAPAGIDAAEYVLYGGKGGVGKTTCAAATALASARDNTATLVVSTDPAHSLSDTLDADIPATPTRIREDIPLYAAEIDPEAAVGEGPLGVEEDALGGVGELLGGGGMFGGGAGGAAGPSQAEDPIGGEDGLLGGSMPGADEAAALRLLLDYVDDDRFDRVVIDTAPTGHTLRLLELPETMDSMVGKILQLRERFSGMMDNLTGMFGGDDDEVDAEAGIEDLQELSDRIEHLRSILQDPRKTDFRIVMVPEELSVVESERLLAQLDEFNIPVSTVVVNRVMQDPSEVLGKDVDIAGPNHADCEFCARRWQVQQDALARSQDMFRGHDVRRVPLFAEEVRGERLLSVVAACLD; translated from the coding sequence ATGAGCGAACTCGACGTCGAGGCGGTCGACGATATCGACGCACCCGCGGGAATCGACGCGGCGGAGTACGTTCTCTACGGCGGGAAAGGCGGCGTCGGCAAGACGACGTGTGCCGCAGCCACGGCGCTGGCCTCCGCGCGAGATAACACGGCGACGCTCGTCGTCTCCACAGACCCTGCCCACTCCCTGTCAGACACGCTGGATGCGGATATCCCGGCGACACCGACGCGCATCCGGGAGGATATTCCCCTCTACGCCGCAGAGATCGATCCGGAGGCCGCCGTGGGCGAGGGGCCCTTGGGCGTCGAGGAGGACGCACTGGGCGGTGTGGGCGAACTCCTCGGCGGCGGTGGGATGTTCGGTGGGGGTGCGGGCGGTGCGGCAGGTCCAAGCCAGGCCGAGGACCCCATCGGCGGCGAGGACGGACTGCTCGGTGGTTCGATGCCCGGAGCCGACGAAGCCGCGGCGCTCCGACTCCTGCTGGACTACGTCGACGACGACCGCTTTGACCGCGTCGTCATCGACACCGCGCCGACCGGCCACACGCTCCGACTGCTGGAACTCCCCGAGACGATGGATTCGATGGTCGGGAAGATTCTGCAACTCCGCGAGCGATTCTCGGGGATGATGGACAACCTCACTGGGATGTTCGGTGGCGATGACGACGAGGTCGACGCCGAAGCCGGCATCGAGGATCTTCAGGAGCTGTCGGACAGAATCGAGCACCTGCGGTCGATTCTGCAGGACCCCCGGAAGACGGACTTCCGCATCGTGATGGTGCCCGAGGAACTGTCTGTTGTCGAATCCGAGCGCTTGCTCGCTCAACTCGACGAGTTTAATATTCCGGTCAGCACCGTCGTCGTCAATCGGGTGATGCAGGACCCGAGCGAGGTGCTCGGCAAGGACGTGGACATCGCCGGTCCGAACCACGCCGACTGCGAGTTTTGCGCGCGGCGCTGGCAAGTCCAGCAAGACGCGCTGGCCCGATCACAGGACATGTTCCGCGGCCACGACGTGCGCCGAGTCCCGCTGTTCGCCGAAGAAGTGCGCGGCGAGCGCCTGTTGTCGGTTGTCGCGGCCTGTCTGGACTGA
- a CDS encoding TATA-box-binding protein (TFIID; binds specifically to the TATA box and functions in transcription), producing the protein MVDPKESIDIENVVASTGIGQELDLESVAMDLEGADYDPEQFPGLVYRTQDPKSAALIFRSGKIVCTGAKSTDDVHQSLRIVFDKLRDLNIQVDDDPEIVVQNIVSSADLGSSLNLNAIAIGLGLENIEYEPEQFPGLVYRLDEPDVVALLFGSGKLVVTGGKRKEDAEEAVDTIVERLSDLGLLD; encoded by the coding sequence ATGGTCGACCCAAAAGAGAGCATTGACATCGAAAATGTCGTTGCTTCGACCGGTATCGGACAAGAACTCGACCTTGAGAGCGTCGCGATGGACCTGGAAGGCGCCGACTACGACCCCGAGCAGTTCCCGGGCCTCGTCTATCGGACACAGGACCCGAAATCCGCCGCGCTCATCTTCCGGTCGGGCAAGATCGTCTGCACGGGTGCGAAATCCACGGACGATGTCCACCAGAGCCTGCGCATCGTCTTCGATAAGCTCCGTGACCTGAACATCCAGGTCGACGATGACCCGGAAATCGTCGTCCAGAACATTGTCAGTTCCGCGGACCTCGGGAGTTCGCTCAACCTCAACGCCATCGCCATCGGGCTCGGGCTGGAGAACATCGAGTACGAGCCCGAGCAGTTCCCGGGTCTCGTCTACCGGCTCGACGAACCCGACGTGGTCGCGCTGCTGTTCGGTTCGGGGAAGCTCGTCGTCACTGGTGGCAAGCGAAAGGAAGACGCCGAAGAAGCCGTCGATACTATCGTCGAGCGGCTCAGCGACCTCGGTCTGCTGGACTAA